In Artemia franciscana chromosome 4, ASM3288406v1, whole genome shotgun sequence, a single window of DNA contains:
- the LOC136025742 gene encoding uncharacterized protein LOC136025742, with translation MPLDDDECRPSIFADDNAFWVIGDNMKEVVKKAQAMMTQLEHWATSADLQFSPDKTQAMMISNRRIETPEKLTMCGKEVQYVTNARFLGYTVNNKMTGKQHVEQTKNSCIRRMNLLRMISGANWGPKPEFLLEFYTKYIRAKLEYASIISASDCQSTFSKLDAVQNSALRIAYGARKSTPIGFMLSESGLEDLQTRRNMHILRYTSKVWLADKNHPVKSLIVKPGLVYVNNQTKKRKNYYVLVKAEELMKNQGVRLNFSEMLSVCNPRRPPPWEVDKLVCETNFEERKAIVPAFSAMKAEKYHGYLEIYTDGLKTENEVGAAFVIPNSRIAEKYKLHPRTSIFQAELLAVNKAAEHLIQHRYGCNAFLICTDSNSVVSALKNIHAKNVTREVLITYETINKLIDEGSSVVLHWIPGHRGIEGNEAADQEAKDALANGTICGRIRTNSHQQHSIGHATDASS, from the coding sequence ATGCCATTAGATGATGATGAGTGCAGACCATccatttttgctgatgataatGCATTCTGGGTAATTGGAGATAATATGAAGGAAGTAGTAAAGAAAGCACAGGCAATGATGACACAGTTAGAACATTGGGCAACGTCAGCTGATCTGCAATTCTCACCAGACAAAACCCAGGCTATGATGATAAGCAACAGAAGAATCGAAACACCGGAAAAGTTGACAATGTGTGGAAAGGAAGTGCAATACGTAACAAATGCGCGTTTCTTAGGATACACAGTAAACAACAAGATGACTGGAAAACAACACGTAGAACAGACAAAGAATAGTTGTATCCGAAGAATGAACTTGCTACGAATGATCTCAGGAGCAAACTGGGGACCTAAACCGGAATTTCTCCTAGAGTTCTATACTAAGTACATACGGGCAAAACTCGAATATGCGTCAATAATCAGCGCGTCAGATTGTCAATCAACATTTTCAAAGTTGGACGCAGTGCAAAATTCAGCACTTCGGATTGCATACGGGGCAAGAAAATCTACACCCATAGGCTTCATGTTATCAGAAAGTGGCTTAGAAGATCTTCAGACAAGAAGAAATATGCATATCCTCAGATATACGTCAAAAGTATGGTTGGCAGACAAAAACCATCCAGTTAAGTCCCTGATTGTAAAGCCCGGACTAGTATACGTCAACAACCaaacaaagaaaaggaaaaactactATGTCCTTGTAAAGGCTGAAGAACTGATGAAAAATCAAGGAGTGCGACTAAACTTTTCAGAAATGCTGAGTGTGTGCAACCCTCGACGTCCACCACCATGGGAGGTGGACAAGTTGGTTTGCGAGACCAATTTTGAAGAAAGGAAGGCCATTGTACCAGCATTTTCAGCAATGAAAGCTGAAAAATATCATGGGTATCTAGAGATATATACGGACGGTTTGAAAACGGAAAACGAAGTTGGGGCCGCCTTTGTCATCCCTAATTCTCGGATAGCTGAAAAATATAAGCTGCATCCCAGGACTTCCATCTTTCAAGCAGAACTCCTGGCAGTCAATAAAGCAGCAGAGCACCTCATTCAACACAGATATGGCTGCAACGCATTCTTGATATGCACTGATTCGAACAGTGTGGTATCAGCATTGAAGAATATTCACGCAAAAAACGTAACAAGGGAAGTCCTCATTACATATGAAAcgataaataaattgattgatgaAGGAAGCAGTGTGGTTCTGCACTGGATTCCAGGGCATAGAGGGATAGAAGGAAATGAAGCGGCAGACCAGGAAGCCAAAGATGCACTTGCTAATGGAACCATCTGTGGAAGAATTCGCACCAACAGTCATCAACAACATTCGATTGGCCATGCAACAGATGCGAGTAGCTAG